From a single Stackebrandtia endophytica genomic region:
- a CDS encoding YciI family protein, whose product MAKYLLLKHYRGAPTPVNDVPMERWTPDEVEAHMEFMRDFAARLEGTGELVDGQALAQEGAWVRYDGEGRPPVTDGPFAETKDLIAGWFVIDVDSWDRAVELAGELSAAPGAGGEPIHEWLEVRPFYGGSAPVSE is encoded by the coding sequence ATGGCCAAGTACCTGTTGCTCAAGCACTACCGAGGCGCACCGACCCCGGTGAACGACGTGCCCATGGAACGCTGGACTCCGGATGAAGTCGAGGCGCACATGGAGTTCATGCGCGACTTCGCCGCCCGGCTTGAGGGGACCGGAGAACTCGTCGACGGTCAGGCCCTGGCTCAGGAGGGGGCATGGGTTCGTTACGACGGTGAAGGTCGCCCACCGGTCACCGACGGGCCGTTCGCCGAGACCAAGGACCTCATCGCCGGATGGTTCGTCATCGACGTGGATTCCTGGGACCGCGCGGTCGAATTGGCGGGTGAGCTGTCGGCGGCTCCGGGAGCCGGCGGCGAACCGATTCACGAGTGGTTGGAAGTGCGCCCGTTCTACGGCGGATCGGCCCCGGTTTCGGAGTGA
- a CDS encoding DUF664 domain-containing protein — translation MPSRWTEANVYPDMWVDPDDDPRNTDEASPDGELATLQDYTGNYRLTLRMKCDGLTPEQLARRSVPPSTMSLLGLVRHLAEAERDWRNWITPETAPKLYGPKDAAFDDAVGDQAMVTTAFADLAAEQAATDAVLLSYEDLGARAGDDATAIRELWVHRIEEYARHCGHADLLRECVDGRVGQ, via the coding sequence ATGCCTTCGCGGTGGACCGAAGCCAATGTGTACCCCGACATGTGGGTCGACCCCGACGACGACCCCCGCAACACCGACGAGGCCAGCCCTGATGGCGAGTTGGCGACGCTGCAGGATTACACCGGCAATTATCGATTGACGTTGCGCATGAAGTGCGACGGTTTGACGCCTGAACAGTTGGCGCGGCGGTCGGTACCGCCGTCGACGATGTCACTGCTGGGACTGGTCCGGCATCTGGCCGAAGCCGAACGCGACTGGCGCAACTGGATCACCCCCGAAACCGCGCCGAAACTGTACGGCCCCAAAGATGCCGCCTTCGATGACGCCGTCGGGGACCAAGCCATGGTGACCACCGCGTTCGCCGATCTGGCAGCCGAGCAGGCCGCCACCGATGCGGTCCTGTTGAGCTATGAGGATCTGGGGGCACGGGCCGGAGACGACGCGACCGCGATCCGTGAGCTGTGGGTACACCGGATCGAGGAGTACGCCCGACACTGTGGACACGCCGACCTGTTGCGCGAGTGCGTCGACGGCCGGGTGGGGCAGTAG
- a CDS encoding DUF4287 domain-containing protein, whose protein sequence is MTASAKGPTSYFPSIEKTYHRPISEWLAAMEASGLTGHKALVDWLKKEHLLGHGHANALTAYHLNPGKWPEYVSQPGA, encoded by the coding sequence ATGACCGCGTCGGCCAAGGGGCCCACCTCCTACTTCCCGTCGATCGAGAAGACCTACCACCGCCCGATCTCCGAGTGGCTGGCCGCCATGGAGGCAAGTGGACTCACCGGCCACAAAGCGCTGGTGGACTGGCTGAAGAAGGAACACCTTCTCGGTCACGGCCACGCCAACGCCTTGACCGCCTACCACCTCAACCCCGGCAAATGGCCCGAGTACGTCAGCCAACCAGGCGCCTGA
- a CDS encoding tyrosine-type recombinase/integrase, whose product MLPQPSSPSTGHAVEPTEKDPYRSYLETLTSAESRRTMRGCLDRIARLQTGDSRVSGAGQPWHLLRYHHTTAIRAGMLDQGWSGAYVNKHLVALRRVLQEAWRLGMMTAADYHAAADVPPVPHHRIPAGHHVPKEVLAAIFADCDADDTITGSRDAAVIAVLYSSGCRRAEVARLRLSDYDSSDRSLTVLGKGGKQRQVYLTSQAVTRLHRWLAWRGRGAGALFSPLSKAGRPRIRDGEPAAMTGQAIADILTRRSDSAGAGRYTPHDLRRTFIGDLLDAGVDLATTQQLVGHSSPDTTARYDRRPGRRRREAVDRLQLPE is encoded by the coding sequence ATGTTGCCGCAACCGTCCAGCCCCTCCACCGGACACGCCGTCGAGCCCACGGAAAAAGACCCCTACCGCAGCTACCTGGAAACGTTGACCAGTGCCGAATCCCGCCGCACGATGCGCGGCTGTCTCGATCGCATCGCCCGCTTGCAGACCGGCGACTCCCGGGTCAGTGGCGCCGGACAGCCGTGGCATCTGCTGAGGTATCACCACACCACCGCGATTCGCGCCGGCATGCTCGACCAAGGTTGGTCCGGCGCCTACGTCAACAAACACCTGGTCGCGCTTCGACGCGTCCTGCAGGAGGCGTGGCGGCTGGGAATGATGACCGCCGCCGACTACCACGCCGCCGCCGACGTACCACCGGTTCCGCATCACCGCATCCCGGCCGGACACCACGTCCCCAAAGAGGTGCTGGCCGCGATCTTCGCCGACTGCGACGCCGACGACACCATCACCGGTTCCCGCGACGCCGCCGTCATCGCGGTCCTGTACTCCAGCGGTTGCCGTCGCGCCGAAGTCGCCCGCCTACGGCTGTCCGATTACGACAGTTCTGACCGCAGCCTCACCGTACTGGGCAAAGGCGGCAAGCAGCGCCAGGTCTACCTGACCTCGCAGGCGGTCACCCGACTGCACCGCTGGTTGGCCTGGCGCGGCCGCGGGGCGGGCGCCCTGTTCAGTCCATTGAGCAAAGCCGGTCGACCTCGCATCCGAGACGGCGAACCGGCCGCCATGACCGGCCAGGCGATCGCCGACATCCTCACCCGGCGCAGCGATTCCGCCGGAGCGGGACGATACACCCCACATGACCTGCGCCGCACCTTCATCGGCGACCTCCTCGACGCCGGAGTCGACCTGGCCACCACCCAGCAGCTGGTCGGACATTCCTCCCCCGACACCACCGCCCGATACGACCGTCGCCCGGGCCGACGCCGCCGAGAGGCCGTCGATCGCCTCCAACTGCCCGAATAG
- a CDS encoding isocitrate lyase/phosphoenolpyruvate mutase family protein encodes MTYSTHVFDRFADVRVVLADPALAPQLPAGDRGKVGASVAWLRETVARFSFGEDHRRRRAMVAADLAKLEPATLRRLAMSSDGEVQLRVVSTLAAALGIPEPDAVAEAITVIAETYFGGNDAAADERVAWLVSHVEPREADLEVTANRIGLLVQACTATAALVEAASDSDTPLARILHESPPVSDMRRIAIRATRVAGRDIREGDVVLLDLVTAQRGHPELLTFGAPQRICPGRAQAVAVAEGLLERPRTAFADLHHQTSPLLLPNAWDHASAVALVAQGFPVIATTSLGVAAAMGVSDGAAETMEATLMLARRLGQSSIMFTIDAEGGFSDDPMEVAELARKLHDAGAVGINLEDGRGDGTLSSVEQHAAKISAVKAAAPSLFVNARTDTYWLMRQWDETAQRLAAYEQAGADGVFVPALSDPDQIAALSATVITPLNILYSPTGPTIAELAALGVRRVSLGSLLYRSAVTGAVNIATAIRDGKSPELAALSYAEIQGLADGATKPRT; translated from the coding sequence ATGACGTACTCGACGCATGTATTCGATCGCTTTGCGGATGTGCGGGTGGTTCTCGCCGATCCCGCACTGGCGCCTCAATTGCCAGCCGGCGATCGCGGCAAGGTGGGGGCGAGCGTGGCGTGGCTGCGTGAGACCGTGGCGAGGTTCAGCTTCGGTGAGGATCATCGACGACGGCGAGCAATGGTGGCCGCCGACCTGGCGAAACTGGAGCCCGCCACACTGCGGCGATTGGCGATGAGCTCCGATGGTGAGGTCCAGCTGAGGGTGGTGTCTACTTTGGCCGCGGCTCTGGGAATACCGGAACCGGATGCGGTCGCGGAGGCGATCACCGTGATAGCCGAAACCTATTTCGGGGGTAACGACGCCGCCGCAGACGAACGGGTGGCCTGGCTGGTATCGCATGTGGAACCACGTGAAGCCGATCTCGAAGTCACAGCCAATCGCATCGGACTGCTGGTGCAAGCGTGTACAGCGACCGCCGCGTTGGTGGAAGCGGCATCCGACAGTGACACACCGCTGGCGCGGATTCTCCACGAATCCCCACCGGTATCGGACATGCGTCGCATCGCGATCCGCGCCACCCGGGTAGCCGGTCGCGATATCAGAGAAGGTGATGTCGTTCTGCTGGATCTCGTGACCGCGCAACGAGGGCATCCGGAGCTTCTCACTTTCGGTGCGCCGCAACGGATCTGCCCGGGACGCGCTCAGGCCGTCGCGGTAGCCGAGGGTCTTCTCGAACGCCCACGGACCGCATTCGCCGATTTGCATCATCAGACAAGCCCGTTGCTGCTGCCGAATGCCTGGGACCATGCTTCGGCGGTTGCCCTGGTGGCGCAGGGTTTCCCCGTGATCGCGACCACCAGCCTCGGCGTGGCCGCCGCCATGGGTGTCTCCGACGGGGCGGCTGAGACCATGGAAGCCACCTTGATGTTGGCTCGTCGACTCGGTCAAAGCTCCATCATGTTCACCATTGACGCTGAAGGCGGCTTCAGTGACGACCCCATGGAAGTGGCCGAACTAGCGCGAAAACTCCATGATGCGGGCGCGGTCGGGATCAACCTGGAAGATGGTCGCGGCGACGGCACACTGTCATCCGTTGAACAGCACGCCGCCAAGATCTCCGCCGTCAAGGCCGCCGCGCCCAGCCTGTTCGTCAACGCTCGCACCGATACATACTGGCTCATGCGTCAATGGGACGAGACCGCGCAGCGGCTCGCCGCCTATGAACAGGCCGGCGCCGACGGAGTGTTCGTACCAGCTCTGTCCGATCCCGACCAGATCGCCGCATTGTCCGCCACGGTGATCACACCGTTGAACATCCTCTACTCACCCACCGGGCCAACGATTGCCGAGCTGGCCGCGCTGGGAGTACGCCGGGTCAGCCTCGGTTCTCTGCTGTATCGCAGCGCGGTGACGGGCGCCGTGAACATCGCGACAGCGATCAGGGATGGCAAGTCGCCCGAGCTCGCGGCGCTGTCCTATGCGGAGATTCAAGGACTGGCCGACGGAGCAACCAAACCGAGAACGTAG
- a CDS encoding SDR family oxidoreductase: MRCTVFGATGYIGGRLIPELIAAGHQVRAVARTPEKLAHVPWAQQVEIVKADATDADSVAAALKGQEVVYYLVHSLNRRDFAVTDRKAAEIIATAARDADISRLVYLGGITPAHGRLSRHLASRAQVGRILLDSGVPTVELRAAVILGSGSASFEMLRYLTERLPVMVTPRWVRNRIQPIAIRDVLHYLSRAPELPAEVNRSFDIGGPDILTYMDMMRRYAVVARLPRRVIVPVRLLTPWLSAQWVNLVTPVPRSIAVPLIESLIHEVVCTDHDIDDHIPRPDGGLTDYDRAIELALTRIRDDEVPTRWSDASTPGAPSDPMPTDPAWSGGTLYHDVRELHTDAPAETVWQVIEAIGGENGWYSFPLAWSVRGWIDRLTGGVGLRRGRRDARRLRVGEALDWWRVEHLERPRMLRLRAEMRVPGRAWLELAVEPDADGGSTYRQRALFEPHGLAGHAYWKAVAPFHTVVFGGMVRNVVGAAEHRATAAADAETAGGPPLDR, from the coding sequence ATGAGGTGCACCGTGTTCGGCGCGACCGGATACATCGGTGGCCGTCTGATACCGGAGCTCATCGCCGCCGGACACCAGGTGCGGGCAGTCGCCCGAACTCCCGAGAAACTCGCGCATGTCCCATGGGCACAGCAAGTCGAGATCGTGAAGGCCGACGCCACCGACGCCGACAGTGTCGCGGCGGCACTCAAGGGGCAGGAGGTCGTCTACTACCTGGTCCACTCCCTCAACCGACGTGACTTCGCCGTCACCGATCGCAAAGCCGCCGAGATCATCGCCACGGCCGCACGCGATGCCGACATATCCCGATTGGTCTATCTGGGTGGCATCACCCCCGCTCACGGTCGACTGTCGCGGCACCTCGCATCCCGTGCGCAGGTCGGTAGGATCCTGCTCGACTCGGGCGTACCGACAGTGGAACTTCGCGCGGCGGTCATTCTCGGCTCAGGTTCGGCCAGTTTCGAGATGCTGCGGTACTTGACCGAGCGTCTGCCGGTGATGGTGACCCCGCGTTGGGTGCGGAACCGGATCCAACCCATTGCGATTCGCGATGTTCTGCATTACCTGTCGCGCGCCCCCGAACTGCCCGCCGAGGTCAACCGGAGCTTCGACATCGGCGGCCCCGACATTCTCACCTATATGGACATGATGCGTCGATACGCAGTCGTCGCGCGGCTACCGCGACGCGTCATCGTTCCCGTGCGGCTGCTCACCCCGTGGCTGTCGGCGCAATGGGTCAACCTGGTGACCCCGGTGCCGAGAAGCATCGCGGTGCCACTGATCGAATCACTGATACACGAGGTGGTGTGCACGGACCACGACATCGACGACCATATTCCGCGACCGGATGGCGGCCTGACCGATTACGACCGTGCCATCGAGTTGGCCCTGACCCGTATCCGTGACGACGAGGTCCCCACTCGATGGTCCGATGCCTCAACCCCCGGGGCGCCATCGGACCCGATGCCGACCGACCCCGCCTGGTCGGGTGGAACGCTGTATCACGACGTTCGGGAGCTCCACACCGACGCACCCGCGGAGACGGTGTGGCAGGTCATCGAGGCCATCGGCGGAGAAAACGGCTGGTACTCCTTCCCGCTGGCCTGGTCGGTTCGAGGCTGGATAGACCGCTTGACCGGCGGAGTCGGGCTACGACGTGGACGACGAGACGCCCGCCGACTGCGCGTCGGCGAAGCCTTGGACTGGTGGCGAGTCGAGCATCTCGAACGACCCAGGATGCTGAGGTTGCGCGCCGAGATGCGGGTACCGGGTCGAGCCTGGCTGGAACTGGCGGTCGAACCGGACGCCGACGGCGGATCCACGTATCGACAACGAGCACTCTTCGAACCGCACGGCCTGGCCGGCCACGCCTACTGGAAAGCGGTGGCACCGTTTCACACGGTGGTATTCGGCGGAATGGTGCGCAACGTCGTGGGCGCCGCCGAACACCGGGCGACCGCAGCGGCCGACGCCGAGACGGCCGGTGGTCCACCGCTCGACCGATAA
- a CDS encoding transporter substrate-binding domain-containing protein → MTVDLTAIADDLAPTGTLRASINLGNPVLAQGTADAPSGVTVDIARELGRRLSIPVDFACFDAARKSFDAMASGAADVCFLAVDPARETEVAFTAPYVVIEGVYAVPDISAITTIDDVDRDGVRIGVKQGSAYDLYLSRTLKHATVVRGTEGTDEYLAHGLDVAAGIRQPMTTFVDSRAGHRLLNGRFMQIQQAMGTTHTRRFETVDFLRSFVEELKDGGFIADSLRRSGQDSTLVARSAG, encoded by the coding sequence GTGACTGTCGACCTCACCGCAATCGCCGATGACCTCGCCCCGACCGGGACCCTGCGAGCCTCGATCAATCTGGGCAATCCGGTCCTGGCGCAGGGCACAGCGGACGCGCCGAGTGGTGTCACTGTGGACATTGCTCGGGAACTGGGGCGACGGTTGTCCATCCCGGTCGACTTCGCCTGTTTCGACGCCGCCCGCAAATCCTTCGACGCCATGGCATCCGGCGCCGCCGACGTCTGCTTCCTCGCCGTCGACCCCGCCCGTGAAACCGAGGTCGCGTTCACGGCCCCCTATGTCGTGATTGAAGGCGTCTACGCGGTGCCCGATATCTCCGCGATCACCACGATCGATGACGTCGACCGCGACGGCGTCCGCATCGGAGTCAAACAGGGCTCCGCCTATGACCTCTATCTGTCCCGGACCCTGAAGCACGCGACCGTGGTACGCGGAACCGAAGGCACCGACGAGTACCTCGCTCACGGCTTGGACGTCGCAGCGGGCATCCGCCAACCGATGACGACATTCGTCGACTCGCGCGCCGGACACCGTCTCCTCAACGGACGTTTCATGCAGATTCAACAGGCCATGGGCACCACACATACCCGTCGTTTCGAGACCGTCGACTTCCTTCGATCATTCGTCGAGGAGTTGAAAGACGGCGGGTTCATCGCCGATTCGCTGCGTCGTTCGGGGCAGGACAGCACGTTGGTAGCTCGGTCAGCCGGCTGA